A region of Vigna radiata var. radiata cultivar VC1973A chromosome 10, Vradiata_ver6, whole genome shotgun sequence DNA encodes the following proteins:
- the LOC106774635 gene encoding uncharacterized protein LOC106774635: MPKTMCAFPCVKLNNSIKHLLKGTNIFICCNLRSNFRSTLIQRKCSSLIRMKQLQAHLITIGKFQFHPSRSKAPRALLHLPRRRPLLRRPNFLENLDPFHQRLERCSPRPGPKPRTDVGPVMVLRHVTQSPKGGHFDVLLRPQGLCACIGFLRSHPDSFSYSTFGVRS, from the exons ATGCCAAAGACCATGTGTGCATTTCCTT GTGTGAAACTCAATAATTCAATAAAGCATTTGCTAAAGGGTACCAATATTTTTATCTGCTGCAATTTGAGAAGCAATTTCAGAAGCACTCTGATCCAAAGG AAATGCAGCTCTCTGATTCGCATGAAGCAACTTCAAGCACATCTCATAACAATCGGAAAATTTCAATTCCACCCTTCTCGGTCAAAAGCTCCTCGAGCTCTGCTCCATCTCCCACGCCGGCGACCTCTCCTTCGCAGGCCAAATTTTCTAGAGAATCTAGACCCCTTCCACCAACGACTGGAACGCTGTTCTCCGAGGCCTGGCCCAAAGCCCAGAACCGATGTAGGCCCTGTCATGGTACTGCGCCATGTCACGCAGTCCCCAAAAGGTGGACACTTTGACGTGCTCCTTCGCCCTCAAGGGCTGTGCGCGTGCATTGGCTTTCTCCGAAGCCACCCAGATTCATTCTCATATTCCACATTTGGGGTTCGAAgctga